A stretch of Pseudoliparis swirei isolate HS2019 ecotype Mariana Trench chromosome 14, NWPU_hadal_v1, whole genome shotgun sequence DNA encodes these proteins:
- the ebpl gene encoding LOW QUALITY PROTEIN: emopamil-binding protein-like (The sequence of the model RefSeq protein was modified relative to this genomic sequence to represent the inferred CDS: inserted 1 base in 1 codon), producing the protein MEAVAPPSVSLVSVLSLVACSFQVLAAVLLTXRYGGRVSTEDRWVLLWLFYDVIVHLTLEGPFVYMSLVGMVETSEGPLAELWKEYSKADRRWLVSDPTIVSIEILTVVLDSLLGVLLIHAVLKDKYYRVLLEVLLGATECFSVLLQVSLGWMTFCPDWLLGSPHLDTSNGLYLWVYLVFFNGVWVLVPVLLLVQSWYSLKRLQRLRPDDDVIKKKMKRL; encoded by the exons ATGGAGGCGGTAGCGCCCCCTAGCGTCTCTCTGGTGTCGGTGCTGTCTCTAGTGGCCTGCAGCTTCCAAGTGTTGGCCGCCGTCCTTCTGA GCAGGTACGGTGGGCGGGTCtccacagaggacaggtgggtccTGCTGTGGCTCTTCTATGACGTCATCGTCCACCTGACCCTG GAAGGTCCGTTTGTTTACATGTCTCTTGTGGGAATGGTGGAAACGTCTGAAGGTCCGCTGGCTGAACTCT GGAAGGAGTACAGTAAAGCTGACCGTCGCTGGCTGGTTTCTGACCCCACCATCGTCTCCATCGAGATCCTGACCGTGGTCCTGGACTCTCTGCTCGGGGTACTGCTGATACACGCAGTACTGAAGGACAAGTACTACAG A GTACTACTCGAGGTACTACTCGGTGCTACTGAGTGCTTCTCGGTACTGCTGCAGGTGTCTCTGGGCTGGATGACGTTCtgtcctgattggctgctgggCAGTCCTCACCTGGACACGTCCAACGGGCTCTACCTGTGGGTCTACCTGGTCTTCTTCAacggggtctgggtcctggtcccggtTCTGCTGCTGGTCCAGTCCTGGTACTCTCTGAAGAGACTGCAAAGACTCAGACCGGACGACGACGTcatcaagaagaagatgaagagactCTGA